From a single Ailuropoda melanoleuca isolate Jingjing chromosome 12, ASM200744v2, whole genome shotgun sequence genomic region:
- the CLEC11A gene encoding C-type lectin domain family 11 member A produces the protein MQAAWLLGALVVPQLLGFSHGARGADREWEGVWGGAQEEEREREALMLKHLQEALGLPAGRGDENPEGTPEDKETWWTEEDGQGEEEEETTVTPSSSPSPSPTPEDTVTYILGRLAGLDAGLHQLHVRLHALDTRVVELTRGLRQLREATSDTRDAVQALQEAQSRAEREHGRLEGCLKGLRLGHKCFLLSRDFEAQAAAQARCVARGGSLAQPADRQQMEALARYLRAALAPYNWPVWLGVHDRRSEGLYLFENGQRVSFFAWHRAPRPEPGAGPSPAPHPLSPNQPNGGTLENCVAQASDDGSWWDHDCERRLYYVCEYPF, from the exons ATGCAGGCAGCCTGGCTGCTTGGGGCCCTGGTGGTCCCTCAGCTCCTGGGCTTCAGCCATGGGGCTCGAGGAGCGgacagggagtgggagggggtcTGGGGAGGTGCCCAAGAGGAAGAACGGGAGAGGGAGGCCCTGATGCTAAAG catttgcaggaggccctggggctgccCGCTGGGAGGGGGGACGAAAACCCTGAGGGAACCCCTGAAGACAAAGAGACCTGGTGGACCGAGGAAGACGgtcagggggaggaagaggaggaaacaacGGTAACCCCCTCCTCTAGCCCtagcccctctcccacccctgagGACACCGTCACTTATATCC TGGGCCGCCTGGCCGGCCTGGACGCAGGCCTGCACCAGCTGCACGTCCGTCTGCACGCGTTGGACACCCGCGTGGTCGAGTTGACTCGGGGGCTGCGGCAGCTGCGGGAGGCGACAAGCGACACCCGCGACGCCGTGCAAGCCCTGCAGGAGGCGCAGAGCCGCGCGGAGCGCGAGCATGGCCGCTTAGAGG GCTGTCTGAAGGGGCTGCGCCTGGGCCACAAATGCTTCCTGCTCTCGCGCGACTTCGAGGCGCAGGCGGCGGCGCAGGCGCGGTGCGTGGCACGGGGCGGGAGCCTGGCACAGCCAGCTGACCGTCAGCAGATGGAGGCGCTCGCTCGTTATTTGCGCGCGGCGCTCGCTCCCTACAACTGGCCAGTGTGGCTGGGCGTGCACGACCGGCGCTCCGAGGGACTATACCTCTTCGAGAACGGCCAGCGCGTGTCCTTCTTCGCCTGGCACCGCGCGCCCCGTCCAGAGCCTGGAGCCGGTCCTAGCCCCGCGCCGCACCCGCTCAGCCCCAACCAGCCCAACGGCGGCACGCTCGAGAACTGCGTGGCACAGGCCTCGGATGACGGCTCCTGGTGGGACCACGACTGCGAACGCCGCCTCTACTACGTCTGCGAGTACCCCTTCTAG